Proteins encoded by one window of Cystobacter ferrugineus:
- a CDS encoding SDR family oxidoreductase, with product MKKVLVLGATSAIAQATVRLLAARGASLYLVARHSERLEAVAQDARTRGAARVEAEALDLDDFAQHESLVERATAALGGLDGALLAHGVLGDQERAQRSYGETEKVLRTNFLSAVSLLTPLANRFEAQRAGTLVVISSVAGDRGRQSNYVYGASKGALSVFLQGLRNRLAPAGVAVVTVKPGFVDTPMTAAVKKNALFASPEAVARGILRAVDAGQDEVYLPDFWRPIMFLIRSIPERVFKRLKL from the coding sequence ATGAAAAAGGTCCTCGTCCTCGGCGCCACGAGCGCCATCGCCCAGGCCACCGTGCGGCTTTTGGCCGCGCGGGGCGCATCGCTGTACCTCGTTGCCCGTCACTCCGAGCGGTTGGAGGCCGTGGCCCAGGATGCCCGCACGCGAGGCGCGGCCCGGGTGGAGGCCGAGGCGTTGGACCTGGACGACTTCGCCCAGCACGAGTCCCTGGTGGAGCGCGCCACGGCGGCGCTCGGTGGACTGGATGGCGCCCTGCTCGCCCACGGGGTGCTCGGGGACCAGGAGCGGGCCCAGCGCTCCTATGGGGAGACGGAGAAGGTGCTGCGCACCAACTTCCTCAGCGCGGTGTCGCTGCTCACTCCCCTGGCCAACCGCTTCGAGGCCCAGCGCGCCGGCACGCTCGTGGTCATCTCCTCGGTGGCCGGAGACCGGGGGCGGCAGAGCAACTACGTGTACGGCGCATCCAAGGGCGCCTTGAGCGTGTTCCTCCAGGGCCTGCGCAACCGCCTGGCGCCCGCGGGCGTGGCCGTGGTGACGGTGAAGCCGGGCTTCGTGGACACGCCGATGACGGCCGCCGTGAAGAAGAACGCGCTCTTCGCCTCGCCCGAGGCGGTGGCCCGAGGCATCCTGCGCGCCGTGGACGCGGGCCAGGACGAGGTATACCTGCCCGACTTCTGGCGCCCCATCATGTTCCTCATCCGCTCCATCCCCGAGCGCGTCTTCAAGCGTCTGAAGCTCTGA
- a CDS encoding UbiA family prenyltransferase, producing the protein MPTPMPSATPAPDAPALVTELDGVLIRTDSLHEGLVRLLKRQPHLIPAALGWRLRGRAFCRAEVARHVELDPARLPYDEALLSRLTEEKASGRRLVLATVADRRVADAVAAHLGLFETVLASDGTQELSGAPREARLRETLGAPYEEARHAPPFMPRVRALFKALRIHQWAKNVLVFVPLLAAHKAMNPTLFLHALLGMIAFSLCASSVYVLNDLLDLDSDRQHPSKRRRPFASGALPLGAGPWLGLGLLGAGAAVALLLPREFLALLGTYYLITLAYSFYLKQVMMLDVLVLAGLYTVRIFGGSLAVGVPTSSWLFSFSMFLFLSLALVKRLSEVRRLRLANESVAHGRGYVSGDYEQLAALGVSSGYLSVLVLALYITSKEVTALYAHPERLWLLCPVMLYWVGRVWLLAHRGQVNEDPLVFALKDKVSYAVGVIAAGVLLAAA; encoded by the coding sequence ATGCCGACTCCGATGCCCTCCGCCACCCCCGCCCCCGACGCACCAGCGCTCGTCACCGAGCTGGACGGAGTGCTCATCCGCACGGACTCGCTCCATGAGGGGCTCGTGCGGCTGCTCAAGCGTCAGCCGCACCTGATTCCCGCCGCGCTGGGGTGGCGCCTCCGGGGCCGGGCCTTCTGCCGGGCGGAGGTGGCGCGGCACGTGGAGTTGGACCCCGCGCGGCTGCCCTATGACGAGGCGTTGCTGTCGCGGCTCACCGAGGAGAAGGCGAGCGGCCGCCGGCTGGTGCTGGCCACGGTGGCGGACCGGCGCGTGGCGGACGCGGTGGCCGCGCACCTGGGCCTCTTCGAGACGGTGCTCGCGAGCGATGGCACCCAGGAGCTGTCCGGTGCCCCGCGCGAGGCCCGGCTGCGCGAGACGCTCGGCGCCCCGTACGAGGAAGCACGTCACGCGCCCCCGTTCATGCCCCGCGTCCGCGCGCTGTTCAAGGCGCTGCGCATCCACCAGTGGGCCAAGAACGTGCTCGTGTTCGTGCCGCTGCTCGCCGCGCACAAGGCGATGAACCCGACCCTGTTCCTGCACGCGCTGCTGGGGATGATTGCCTTCAGCCTGTGCGCCTCCAGCGTGTACGTGCTCAATGACCTGCTGGACCTGGACTCGGACCGCCAGCACCCGAGCAAGCGCCGCCGGCCCTTCGCTTCGGGAGCGCTGCCGCTCGGGGCGGGGCCGTGGCTGGGACTGGGGCTGCTGGGCGCGGGAGCGGCGGTGGCCCTGCTCCTGCCGCGCGAGTTCCTCGCCCTGCTGGGCACGTACTACCTCATCACGCTCGCCTACTCGTTCTATCTCAAGCAGGTGATGATGCTGGACGTGCTGGTGCTCGCCGGGCTGTACACGGTGCGCATCTTCGGAGGCTCGCTCGCGGTGGGCGTCCCCACGTCGAGCTGGCTCTTCAGCTTCTCCATGTTCCTCTTCCTGTCGCTCGCGCTGGTCAAGCGGCTGAGCGAGGTGCGGCGGCTGCGGCTGGCCAACGAGTCGGTGGCGCACGGACGGGGCTACGTGTCCGGAGACTACGAGCAGCTCGCCGCGCTCGGCGTGTCCAGTGGCTACCTGTCCGTGCTGGTGCTCGCGCTCTACATCACCAGCAAGGAAGTGACGGCGCTCTATGCGCACCCGGAACGGCTGTGGCTGTTGTGTCCGGTGATGCTGTACTGGGTGGGCCGGGTGTGGTTGCTGGCGCACCGGGGACAAGTGAACGAGGACCCGCTCGTGTTCGCGCTCAAGGACAAGGTGAGCTACGCGGTGGGAGTCATCGCCGCCGGTGTGCTGCTGGCCGCGGCGTGA
- a CDS encoding FAD-binding oxidoreductase, which yields MAMEPKSWGRYPRVSGQKAHPVTWTSEPLPMPPEGGSLLPHGLGRSYGDSCLNEGGSLLTTERLDHFLGFDPATGVLRCESGVTLDGILRLVTNQGWFLPATPGTKFVTVGGAIANDVHGKNHVRVGTFGRHLRRFELVRSDGSRRVCSPEENRDWFEATIGGLGLTGLITWAELQLRRVSNPYMHQETIAFSNLEGFLKLTRESLQDFEYTVAWVDSLARGRHLGRGLFHRANHAPPQFSSRAPSPPRLSGLAVPFDFPGLALNRVSVAAFNALHYRMRNQGLMHYEPYFFPLDSVHHWNRIYGSQGFVQFQCVVPPGDVGVAALKEILDRSAHSGMPSFLTVLKTYGDVPSPGWMSFPKAGYSLALDFANRGERTYQLVDELDRLTREVGGRVYPAKDSRMSPESFAAYFPERERFAQYVDPAFSSSFWRRVRGAG from the coding sequence ATGGCGATGGAACCGAAATCCTGGGGGCGCTACCCCCGTGTCTCCGGGCAGAAGGCGCACCCCGTCACGTGGACGAGCGAGCCGCTGCCCATGCCTCCGGAAGGCGGCTCGCTGCTGCCCCATGGCCTGGGCCGCAGCTATGGCGACTCGTGCCTCAACGAGGGCGGCTCGTTGCTGACGACGGAGCGGTTGGATCACTTCCTGGGCTTCGACCCGGCCACGGGTGTGCTGCGCTGCGAGTCGGGTGTCACCCTGGACGGCATCCTCCGGCTGGTGACGAACCAGGGGTGGTTCCTGCCGGCGACCCCGGGCACGAAGTTCGTGACGGTGGGCGGCGCCATCGCCAATGACGTGCATGGCAAGAACCACGTGCGCGTGGGCACCTTCGGGCGGCACCTGCGCCGCTTCGAGCTGGTGCGCTCGGATGGCTCGCGCCGGGTGTGCTCGCCCGAGGAGAACCGGGACTGGTTCGAGGCCACCATCGGCGGACTCGGGCTCACCGGGCTCATCACCTGGGCGGAGCTCCAGCTACGGCGCGTGAGCAACCCCTACATGCACCAGGAGACGATCGCCTTCTCCAACCTGGAAGGCTTCCTCAAGCTCACGCGCGAGTCGCTCCAGGACTTCGAGTACACCGTGGCCTGGGTGGACAGCCTCGCCCGGGGCCGCCACCTGGGCCGGGGCCTGTTCCACCGCGCCAACCACGCGCCCCCGCAGTTCAGCTCCCGGGCGCCGTCTCCCCCGCGCCTGTCGGGCCTCGCCGTGCCCTTCGACTTCCCGGGCCTGGCACTCAACCGCGTCTCGGTGGCGGCCTTCAACGCGCTCCACTACCGGATGCGCAACCAGGGGCTCATGCACTACGAGCCGTACTTCTTCCCCCTGGACAGCGTGCACCACTGGAACCGCATCTACGGCAGCCAGGGCTTCGTGCAGTTCCAGTGCGTCGTGCCCCCGGGTGACGTGGGCGTGGCGGCGCTCAAGGAAATCCTGGATCGCAGCGCGCACAGCGGCATGCCCTCCTTCCTCACGGTGCTCAAGACGTACGGAGACGTGCCGTCGCCGGGGTGGATGAGCTTTCCCAAGGCGGGCTACTCGCTGGCGCTGGACTTCGCCAACCGGGGCGAGCGCACGTACCAGCTCGTGGACGAGCTGGACCGGCTCACGCGCGAGGTGGGCGGCCGGGTGTATCCGGCCAAGGACTCGCGCATGAGCCCGGAGAGCTTCGCGGCGTACTTCCCGGAGCGCGAGCGCTTCGCCCAATACGTGGACCCGGCGTTCTCCTCGTCGTTCTGGCGTCGGGTGCGCGGCGCGGGATAG
- a CDS encoding methyl-accepting chemotaxis protein, whose amino-acid sequence MAFFNPLSSSNRSLPGRIDALMRACAMPLAPFLAYLVGMMLGLQGEQVVQSVLWLLPPTILLFGVLYPPLTIHYLHRDAVRVIPGEPQGLRLGRLLQMPWRIAIYVMAGSYTFGACFFCTGVCLLFDKSLWLVLWGSLIGLSVGLLLAFPAGITIERWTQPLALEEQGRHPHLRVVGGGFFWLRQSWFLPYAFAVCVLSLIVLGGLTVAVQMSNVQNRYIEDLQAVGQHQAAYMLEGLGAALLSELSIPVAVLVIMLLTLATLSAWMLARRQEQGSLAVLEAIEGLSVGKVRPAQWVSSDEIGDLAFGLNAVVLQLSALPRALQQSAAQLVEAGATLRHANEAQRMALTTQATTIQDTNVTAQEIKQTSDLTAQRAEEVLNVVRHAEELSRSGTLAIEQTIAGFSAIRDSVFAIRGKMERLQASAVQIGEITQTVKDLADQSNLLALNAAIEAVRSGEHGKGFGVVAREIRVLADQSIRSTSRITTILDEVGNAIGDAVAMTDVSTAQVEGGLGKVKTSGDSLRQLSLMVNDSSEAVTQITAAVSQQNAGFAQIFNAIADLSRSMDQSLERLESTQEAADMLQKVSHQVSQVARQYHVE is encoded by the coding sequence ATGGCGTTCTTCAATCCGTTGAGCAGCAGCAACCGCTCCCTGCCCGGACGCATTGATGCGCTCATGCGCGCGTGCGCGATGCCACTGGCGCCCTTCCTGGCCTACCTGGTGGGAATGATGCTGGGGCTCCAGGGAGAGCAGGTCGTCCAGTCCGTCCTCTGGCTGCTGCCCCCCACGATCCTGCTCTTCGGCGTGCTCTACCCGCCGCTGACCATCCACTACCTGCACCGCGACGCCGTGCGTGTCATCCCCGGCGAGCCCCAGGGCCTGCGCCTGGGCCGCCTGCTGCAGATGCCCTGGCGCATCGCCATCTACGTGATGGCCGGCTCGTACACCTTCGGCGCGTGCTTCTTCTGCACCGGCGTGTGCCTGCTCTTCGACAAGAGCCTGTGGCTGGTGCTCTGGGGCAGCCTCATCGGGCTGTCCGTGGGCCTCTTGCTGGCGTTCCCCGCCGGCATCACCATCGAGCGCTGGACCCAGCCGCTGGCGCTCGAGGAGCAGGGGCGCCATCCCCACCTGCGCGTGGTGGGCGGCGGCTTCTTCTGGCTGCGCCAGTCCTGGTTCCTCCCCTACGCCTTCGCCGTCTGCGTGCTGTCGCTCATCGTCCTCGGGGGCCTCACCGTGGCGGTGCAGATGAGCAACGTGCAGAACCGCTACATCGAGGACCTCCAGGCGGTGGGGCAGCACCAGGCGGCCTACATGCTGGAGGGGCTCGGCGCCGCGCTGCTGTCCGAGCTGAGCATCCCCGTGGCCGTGCTCGTCATCATGCTGCTCACCCTCGCCACGCTCTCCGCGTGGATGCTGGCACGCCGGCAGGAGCAGGGCTCGCTCGCGGTGCTCGAGGCCATCGAGGGCCTGTCGGTGGGCAAGGTGCGCCCGGCCCAGTGGGTGTCCAGCGACGAGATTGGCGACCTGGCCTTCGGGCTCAACGCCGTGGTGTTGCAGCTCAGCGCCCTGCCCCGCGCGCTCCAGCAGTCCGCCGCCCAGCTCGTCGAGGCGGGCGCCACCCTGCGCCACGCCAACGAGGCCCAGCGCATGGCGCTCACCACCCAGGCCACCACCATCCAGGACACCAACGTCACCGCGCAGGAAATCAAGCAGACCTCGGACCTCACCGCCCAGCGCGCCGAGGAGGTGCTCAACGTGGTGCGCCACGCCGAGGAGCTCAGCCGCTCGGGCACCCTCGCCATCGAGCAGACCATCGCCGGCTTCAGCGCCATCCGCGACTCGGTGTTCGCCATCCGCGGCAAGATGGAGCGCCTGCAGGCCAGCGCCGTGCAGATCGGTGAAATCACCCAGACGGTGAAGGACCTGGCCGACCAGTCCAACCTGCTCGCCCTCAACGCCGCCATCGAGGCGGTGCGCTCGGGCGAGCACGGCAAGGGCTTTGGCGTGGTGGCGCGGGAGATCCGCGTCCTGGCCGATCAATCCATCCGCTCCACCAGCCGCATCACCACCATCCTCGACGAGGTGGGCAACGCCATCGGCGACGCCGTCGCCATGACGGACGTGAGCACCGCCCAGGTCGAGGGCGGCCTCGGCAAGGTGAAGACCTCGGGCGACAGCCTGCGCCAGCTCTCGCTCATGGTGAACGACAGCTCCGAGGCCGTTACACAAATCACCGCCGCCGTGAGTCAGCAGAACGCCGGCTTCGCTCAAATCTTCAATGCGATCGCCGACCTGTCACGCAGCATGGATCAGTCCCTGGAACGGCTGGAATCCACCCAGGAAGCCGCCGACATGCTCCAGAAGGTCTCCCACCAGGTCAGCCAGGTCGCCCGGCAGTATCACGTCGAGTGA